From a single Adhaeribacter swui genomic region:
- a CDS encoding peptidylprolyl isomerase, with the protein MSLINKIREKSGVAVGLIALAMVVFMVLGDLLGPNSRLFGSNNVVGEIAGEKITIEEFDQVLEGIKNNYASQTGKQPNENEMVSLREQAWNQLIVKVAYQKELDRLGISVSEEELIDMVQGNNIHPAIKQAFTNPQTQQFDRSLVKNYLRDQLPKAPLEQQAAWTNFESNLGPERALTKYNNLIRLSNYVTTTEAKQYLEEQNAKASLKYLLVPFSSISDSTIKVTDDQLQAYFDKNKEKYKVEEGRSIEYVTIPVSPSKEDSAATKQEFDDIVKQFATVENDSLFVSANSDVPFNGQFVNPGSIPDKLKGADLQEGAIFGPYLENGMYTIYKVTAVKDNGPASARASHILLRWDNDTPAAKAAAKAKAQDVLNQIKGGADFALMARQYGTDGTASVGGDLGYFSEGAMVAPFEKAVFDAKAPGLIPNLVETQFGYHIIKVTSPKTNRSYQIATIQRAVTPSETTRDLAFKKADQIQGESKNAEDFRKNIAQDKTLTKAEAKSIKISDRAVNTLANAREIVRWAFNDKTDVGTVSPVFEVDDQFVVALLTGKNEKGYASIKDIKEELTVAVRNELKSKQITDKLKSMSGSLEQIAAKYGAGATVQTANDVTFAAGNINGLGLEPEVVGSAFGLNPGKRSAPIAGQSGVVLLEVTGVNKTPGDQDIAAARKQLEANRSARIEGGTYQYIREQANIKDERVKFF; encoded by the coding sequence TAGGAGACCTGTTAGGACCTAATTCCCGGTTATTTGGCAGTAACAACGTAGTTGGAGAGATTGCCGGTGAAAAAATAACCATTGAAGAATTCGACCAAGTATTGGAAGGCATTAAAAATAATTATGCTTCTCAGACCGGTAAACAACCAAACGAAAACGAAATGGTTTCGTTGCGGGAACAAGCCTGGAATCAGTTAATCGTAAAAGTTGCTTATCAGAAAGAATTAGACCGGTTAGGAATTAGTGTTTCTGAGGAAGAATTAATTGATATGGTGCAGGGTAATAATATTCACCCGGCTATTAAGCAGGCTTTTACTAATCCGCAAACCCAACAGTTCGACCGATCTTTGGTAAAAAACTATTTAAGAGATCAATTACCCAAAGCTCCCTTGGAGCAGCAAGCTGCCTGGACCAATTTTGAAAGCAACCTGGGCCCGGAGCGTGCACTTACGAAGTACAATAACTTAATCCGGTTATCTAACTACGTAACTACTACCGAAGCTAAGCAATACTTAGAAGAACAAAATGCCAAAGCCAGTTTAAAGTATTTACTGGTGCCTTTTTCATCTATCAGCGATTCTACTATTAAAGTTACGGATGATCAGTTGCAAGCTTACTTCGACAAAAACAAAGAGAAATATAAAGTAGAAGAAGGCCGCTCTATCGAATACGTTACCATTCCGGTAAGCCCGTCTAAAGAAGACAGCGCGGCTACCAAGCAAGAGTTTGATGACATTGTGAAGCAGTTTGCTACTGTAGAGAACGATTCGCTTTTTGTAAGCGCCAACTCTGATGTTCCGTTTAACGGCCAGTTTGTTAATCCGGGTTCTATTCCGGATAAGTTAAAAGGAGCCGATCTGCAAGAAGGAGCTATTTTTGGCCCGTATTTAGAAAATGGCATGTACACCATTTATAAAGTTACGGCTGTAAAAGATAATGGACCGGCTTCGGCTCGCGCCAGCCACATCTTATTACGCTGGGACAACGACACTCCGGCAGCCAAAGCTGCGGCTAAAGCAAAAGCGCAAGACGTATTAAACCAGATTAAAGGCGGCGCTGATTTTGCCCTCATGGCCCGGCAGTATGGTACCGATGGTACGGCTTCGGTAGGCGGCGATTTAGGCTATTTTTCGGAAGGTGCTATGGTTGCTCCTTTTGAAAAAGCGGTATTTGATGCAAAAGCTCCTGGCCTTATACCAAACTTAGTAGAAACCCAGTTTGGCTACCATATAATTAAAGTTACTTCCCCTAAAACTAACCGCTCTTATCAAATTGCTACGATTCAACGGGCAGTTACACCTAGTGAAACTACCCGCGATTTAGCTTTCAAGAAAGCGGACCAAATTCAGGGAGAAAGCAAAAATGCCGAGGATTTCCGCAAAAACATTGCCCAAGATAAAACCTTAACTAAAGCCGAAGCCAAGTCAATTAAAATTAGCGACCGGGCAGTTAATACGTTGGCTAACGCCCGGGAAATTGTTAGATGGGCTTTTAACGACAAAACCGACGTGGGCACTGTTTCGCCAGTTTTTGAAGTAGATGATCAATTTGTAGTAGCTCTTTTAACCGGTAAAAACGAAAAAGGCTATGCTTCCATTAAAGATATAAAAGAAGAGTTAACCGTAGCCGTCCGTAACGAGCTAAAAAGCAAGCAAATTACTGACAAATTAAAAAGCATGTCTGGTAGCTTAGAGCAAATTGCCGCTAAATATGGTGCCGGAGCAACGGTTCAAACTGCTAATGATGTAACTTTTGCTGCCGGTAATATTAACGGATTAGGATTAGAACCCGAAGTAGTTGGTAGCGCCTTTGGATTAAATCCCGGCAAACGGTCTGCTCCGATTGCGGGTCAAAGTGGGGTAGTTCTGCTGGAAGTAACCGGCGTAAATAAAACTCCGGGCGATCAGGATATTGCTGCGGCCCGTAAACAACTGGAAGCTAACCGCAGCGCCCGCATTGAAGGCGGCACCTACCAGTATATTCGCGAGCAAGCTAATATTAAAGACGAACGTGTTAAGTTCTTCTAA
- a CDS encoding tetratricopeptide repeat protein: protein MMFSARTFSCFLIFSLLLSWSLVQAQSVSEEEALAKTYLQKQEYDKASSIYSKLANNNQQFNTIYPDYLKTLLALKNYKEAEKLVKKAIKKNPEVPAFTIDLGVVQLAGGDKKGSEKVFDKAITQVNSNTVIPVAQAFEQNRLYDYAEKTYLQGRKINKKETDFTSQLMQLYAYQRQSEKLITEILNIVKENPEQLLLAQNMLQNSLREEKEFEALEKILLTHVQQSPDKNVYSELLIWVYTQRKDFFSALIQAKSLDKRTKGGGEKVMELGAISLKNKDYESAIDAYNYVIKEYRSSPYYGYARERLIKAREEQVRNTFPVDLDKIRTLIADYQNLLNEVGKSGRTVEVMKNMATLHAFYLDEKDKAIALLQEVINTPRANPDLVAEAKISLGDIYLLQGEPWEATLLYSQVEKSHKETAIGHEAKLRNAKLNYYKGDFQLAQEHLDILKLATSREIANDAMDLSLLITDNIGLDSSTAALKEYAATELLIFQNKLPEAQEQLNTILQKYPQHSLTDDIFYLKAKVFLKTGNFQEAIQNLTKITDNPQYDILSDDALYLLATIYEEQVKDPEKAKLLYNDLIVKYPGSIYTVDARKRFRKLRGDVVN, encoded by the coding sequence ATGATGTTTTCGGCCCGGACTTTTAGTTGTTTTTTAATTTTTAGCTTATTGCTAAGTTGGAGCCTCGTACAGGCTCAGAGTGTTTCGGAAGAAGAAGCCCTCGCTAAAACCTACCTGCAAAAGCAAGAATACGATAAGGCAAGCTCCATTTACAGTAAACTCGCTAATAATAATCAGCAATTTAATACGATTTATCCGGATTACTTGAAAACGTTATTAGCGCTTAAGAACTATAAAGAAGCAGAAAAACTAGTAAAAAAAGCTATCAAGAAAAACCCGGAAGTGCCTGCATTTACGATTGACCTGGGAGTGGTACAATTAGCCGGCGGCGATAAAAAAGGCAGCGAAAAAGTTTTTGATAAAGCAATTACCCAAGTTAATTCTAATACGGTAATACCAGTAGCCCAAGCTTTTGAGCAAAACCGGTTATATGATTACGCCGAAAAAACCTACCTGCAAGGGCGTAAAATAAACAAGAAAGAAACTGATTTTACCAGCCAATTAATGCAACTATACGCGTACCAGCGTCAGTCGGAGAAACTTATAACCGAAATTTTAAATATTGTAAAAGAAAATCCGGAGCAACTGTTGTTAGCCCAAAACATGCTCCAAAACAGTTTGCGCGAAGAAAAAGAGTTTGAAGCTTTAGAGAAAATACTCTTAACCCATGTACAGCAAAGCCCCGACAAAAATGTGTATAGCGAGTTGCTGATATGGGTTTACACGCAACGTAAAGATTTTTTTAGCGCGTTAATCCAAGCAAAGTCCCTGGATAAACGCACCAAAGGGGGCGGCGAAAAAGTAATGGAACTCGGTGCCATCAGTTTAAAAAATAAGGATTACGAAAGCGCGATTGATGCTTATAATTACGTGATTAAAGAATACCGAAGTAGCCCTTATTACGGATATGCCCGGGAGCGTTTAATAAAAGCCCGCGAAGAACAAGTCCGGAATACTTTTCCTGTGGACTTAGATAAGATCCGCACCTTGATTGCCGATTACCAGAATTTACTTAACGAAGTTGGTAAAAGCGGACGAACCGTGGAAGTAATGAAAAATATGGCTACCCTCCATGCCTTTTACCTCGACGAAAAAGACAAAGCTATTGCGCTGTTGCAGGAAGTAATAAATACCCCTCGGGCAAACCCGGACCTGGTAGCAGAAGCTAAAATAAGTTTGGGCGATATTTATTTATTGCAGGGCGAACCTTGGGAAGCCACCTTGCTTTACTCGCAAGTAGAAAAGTCGCACAAAGAAACAGCAATTGGCCACGAAGCCAAACTCCGGAATGCCAAGCTTAATTACTACAAAGGCGATTTTCAATTAGCGCAAGAACATCTGGATATTTTAAAATTAGCGACCAGCCGCGAAATTGCGAACGATGCCATGGATTTAAGTTTATTAATAACCGATAATATTGGCTTGGACTCCTCTACGGCAGCTTTAAAAGAATACGCCGCTACCGAGTTGCTTATATTTCAGAATAAATTACCAGAAGCACAGGAACAACTGAATACCATCCTGCAAAAATATCCGCAGCACAGCCTCACAGACGATATTTTTTATCTGAAAGCTAAAGTTTTTTTAAAAACCGGTAACTTCCAGGAGGCTATTCAGAACCTGACAAAGATTACCGACAATCCACAGTATGATATTTTAAGCGATGATGCGTTGTACCTGCTGGCTACTATTTACGAAGAACAAGTAAAAGACCCGGAAAAAGCTAAGCTGCTCTACAACGATTTAATTGTAAAATACCCGGGTAGTATTTATACCGTGGATGCCCGTAAACGCTTCCGTAAGCTGCGCGGCGACGTGGTGAATTAG
- a CDS encoding sensor histidine kinase: MRLITKTTLLYLLITALVIASSGIVLYTITNNFIEKRIRDYFLRKEERLTGYLSNPNVDLNDINSYKSQRVDLLPDLKTPLLKNYDRDTILFNEMEGERQPFRARSLDKVVNGKLYRISMYMALKESRLLLGGIITSLFYVFLALLALMLLLNYLSSRYLWQPFNHTLEQIKHYSLNRGTTLAEVPTTTKEFKELNSLFAQMTSRIEHDFRNMKEFTENISHEIQTPLAIIKAKVEMLQKSEKLTSEQAKTAGAIYRATSHLSKLSRTLGLISKIENQEFTNHERLELRSFLEPLLFNFKELAELKQVKIDFSAPEEAYITIDPYLLEVLLSNLVKNALSHNHEKGEISVRLQPQQLTICNTGAPLDFPECEIFDRFRRTGQNASSLGLGLAIVKKICSLNNLDISYRYQEPLHCFILKF; encoded by the coding sequence ATGAGACTTATTACCAAAACTACGCTGCTGTATTTACTAATTACGGCGCTGGTAATAGCAAGTAGTGGTATTGTATTATATACCATTACCAATAATTTTATTGAAAAAAGGATTCGCGATTATTTTTTACGGAAAGAAGAGCGTTTAACCGGTTACCTGTCTAATCCTAATGTTGATTTAAACGATATAAATTCTTACAAATCGCAGCGGGTAGATCTGCTCCCAGATTTAAAAACGCCCTTACTTAAAAACTACGATCGCGATACCATTCTTTTTAACGAGATGGAAGGCGAGCGACAACCTTTCCGGGCACGTAGCTTGGATAAGGTAGTTAACGGAAAATTGTACCGGATTTCGATGTATATGGCTTTAAAGGAATCGCGGTTGCTGTTAGGCGGTATTATTACGTCGCTCTTTTACGTGTTTCTGGCGTTGCTGGCTTTAATGTTGCTGCTTAATTATTTATCGTCGCGATATTTGTGGCAACCGTTTAACCATACCTTGGAACAAATCAAGCATTATTCTTTAAATCGGGGTACTACTTTGGCCGAAGTACCCACAACTACCAAAGAATTTAAAGAATTAAATAGTTTGTTTGCGCAGATGACCAGCCGGATTGAGCATGATTTCCGGAACATGAAAGAGTTTACTGAAAACATCTCGCACGAAATTCAAACGCCATTAGCTATTATTAAAGCCAAGGTGGAAATGCTGCAGAAGTCGGAGAAGTTAACCAGCGAACAAGCTAAAACAGCTGGCGCTATATACCGGGCAACATCGCATTTATCTAAGTTAAGCCGCACGTTGGGTTTAATTAGTAAAATAGAAAACCAGGAATTTACTAACCACGAACGCTTAGAGTTGCGTTCTTTTCTGGAACCTCTACTCTTTAATTTTAAAGAACTCGCCGAACTAAAGCAGGTAAAGATTGATTTTAGCGCCCCCGAAGAAGCATACATCACCATCGACCCGTATTTGTTAGAAGTGCTCTTGAGTAACCTGGTGAAAAACGCGCTTAGCCATAATCACGAAAAAGGGGAAATATCGGTGCGTTTGCAACCGCAGCAGTTAACAATTTGCAACACCGGGGCTCCCCTGGATTTTCCGGAATGCGAAATTTTTGATCGTTTCCGGCGTACGGGGCAAAATGCCTCTTCGCTTGGGTTAGGTTTAGCTATCGTAAAAAAAATCTGCTCTCTTAATAATTTAGATATTAGTTACCGCTACCAGGAACCACTGCACTGTTTTATTTTAAAATTTTAA
- a CDS encoding response regulator transcription factor codes for MKILIVEDNRELAETLVHYFKQEGYLCETAYNYQTAEEKVHLYEYDVIVLDITLPDGSGLEILKQLKQKRPDAGVLIISAKDALDDKLNGLNLGADDYLTKPFHLAELNARIQSLLRRKRFNGSHEITVGDLRLNTVTAQVLVKGQEIILTRKEYELLLYFLSNRNRILNKEAIAEHLWGDNIDMADSFDFIYTHIKNLRKKIASHGSTNNIKSVYGMGYKFVAE; via the coding sequence ATGAAAATTTTAATTGTAGAAGATAACCGCGAGTTGGCGGAAACCTTAGTGCACTATTTTAAGCAAGAAGGTTACCTCTGCGAAACGGCATATAATTACCAGACAGCCGAAGAAAAAGTACACCTTTACGAGTACGATGTAATTGTGCTGGATATTACTTTGCCCGATGGCAGCGGGTTAGAGATATTAAAGCAGCTAAAACAAAAACGGCCCGATGCCGGGGTGCTCATTATTTCGGCCAAAGACGCTTTAGACGATAAGCTAAACGGTTTAAATTTAGGTGCCGATGATTACCTGACCAAGCCGTTTCATTTAGCGGAATTAAATGCCCGCATTCAATCGTTACTTAGGCGTAAGCGGTTTAATGGCAGTCACGAAATAACTGTAGGCGATTTGCGGTTAAATACCGTTACGGCCCAGGTGCTGGTTAAAGGCCAGGAAATTATTTTAACCCGCAAAGAATACGAATTGCTTTTATACTTTTTAAGCAACCGGAACCGAATTTTAAATAAAGAAGCCATTGCGGAGCACCTTTGGGGCGATAACATCGATATGGCCGATTCTTTTGATTTTATTTACACCCACATTAAAAACTTACGCAAAAAAATAGCGAGCCACGGCAGTACCAACAACATTAAGTCGGTGTACGGCATGGGGTATAAATTTGTAGCTGAATGA
- the recJ gene encoding single-stranded-DNA-specific exonuclease RecJ, with protein MEKRWVYKPVPDGDAVKQISESLKISPTLASILCQRNLCSFESAKTYFRPSLNDLHDPFLIRDMDKAVERLNEAIHQNEKVLIYGDYDVDGTTSVALVYSYLRQYVKDIDFYIPDRETEGYGVSSQGIEWAYTHGFSLIISLDCGIKSVDKIREATAKGIDFIICDHHLPDAIIPAAVAVLDPKRADCPYPYKELSGCGVGFKLLQAFTVQNNIDTATLFSLLDLVVVSIAADIVPITGENRVLAYYGLQILNSGAPLRPGLEALKELAGLKEELDINSIVFGFAPRINAAGRMGDAKRSVRMLLAETKEEAFEKADIVNESNKQRRGFDTSITKEALLMIEQDALLRKSRSTVLYKETWHKGVVGIVASRCIEKYYRPTIILTQSNGKAMGSARSVPGFDVHSAIVECADLLEQYGGHMYAAGLTMKVENVPAFRERFEEIVSRTITEELLTPQIEIDTKLNLSQITPNFYNIIKQMKPFGTGNHAPVFWSECVFDTGSCRVVGETHLKLRLAQDGNTPLDAIAFGMADHYDLIQKGIPFDVCYTIEENNYRGITSLQLRIKDIRFAKQ; from the coding sequence ATGGAGAAAAGATGGGTTTATAAACCGGTTCCGGACGGAGATGCCGTAAAACAAATTTCTGAAAGTTTAAAAATAAGCCCAACGCTGGCCAGTATACTTTGCCAACGCAACCTTTGCTCTTTTGAATCGGCAAAAACTTATTTCCGTCCTTCGCTCAACGACCTCCACGATCCTTTCCTGATCCGCGACATGGATAAAGCGGTAGAGCGTTTAAACGAAGCCATTCACCAAAACGAAAAAGTACTTATTTACGGCGATTACGATGTAGATGGCACCACCTCGGTAGCTTTGGTATATAGTTATTTGCGGCAATACGTTAAAGATATTGATTTTTACATCCCTGACCGCGAAACTGAAGGCTACGGCGTTTCCAGCCAAGGCATTGAATGGGCTTATACCCACGGATTTTCTTTAATCATCAGCCTGGATTGCGGCATTAAATCAGTAGATAAAATTAGGGAAGCTACCGCTAAAGGCATTGATTTTATTATCTGCGATCACCATTTACCCGATGCCATTATTCCGGCAGCTGTGGCGGTATTGGATCCCAAACGCGCCGATTGCCCTTACCCTTACAAAGAATTATCGGGTTGTGGCGTAGGATTTAAATTACTGCAAGCCTTTACTGTTCAAAACAATATAGATACTGCAACTTTATTTAGCTTACTCGACCTGGTAGTGGTAAGTATTGCGGCCGATATTGTACCTATTACCGGCGAGAACCGGGTACTGGCTTATTATGGTTTACAGATTTTAAATTCGGGTGCTCCCCTCCGCCCCGGCTTAGAAGCCTTAAAGGAATTGGCCGGTTTAAAAGAAGAACTCGACATAAACAGTATTGTTTTTGGGTTTGCGCCTCGCATTAACGCGGCCGGCCGCATGGGCGATGCCAAGCGTTCGGTACGTATGTTACTGGCCGAAACCAAAGAAGAAGCTTTTGAAAAGGCCGATATTGTAAATGAGTCGAATAAACAACGACGCGGGTTTGATACTAGCATCACCAAAGAAGCGTTGCTCATGATTGAGCAAGACGCGCTACTGCGAAAATCACGCTCCACAGTTTTGTATAAAGAAACCTGGCACAAAGGCGTGGTAGGCATTGTGGCTTCGCGGTGCATCGAAAAATATTACCGGCCTACCATTATTTTAACACAATCGAATGGCAAAGCCATGGGATCTGCCCGCTCGGTACCTGGTTTTGATGTGCATAGCGCTATTGTAGAATGTGCCGATTTGCTGGAACAATACGGCGGGCACATGTACGCCGCCGGCTTAACCATGAAAGTTGAAAATGTACCGGCTTTCCGGGAGCGTTTCGAAGAGATTGTATCGCGCACCATTACCGAAGAACTACTTACACCCCAAATAGAAATAGATACCAAATTAAACCTGAGCCAGATTACGCCTAATTTCTACAATATTATTAAACAAATGAAACCGTTCGGGACGGGTAACCATGCCCCGGTTTTCTGGTCGGAGTGCGTGTTTGATACCGGTTCGTGCCGGGTTGTAGGCGAAACCCATTTAAAATTGCGCTTAGCCCAGGATGGCAATACTCCCCTGGATGCAATTGCTTTTGGTATGGCCGATCATTACGATCTTATTCAGAAAGGCATTCCTTTTGATGTTTGTTATACTATTGAAGAAAATAACTACCGGGGTATTACCTCCTTGCAGCTTCGGATTAAAGATATTCGTTTTGCGAAGCAATAA
- a CDS encoding YihY/virulence factor BrkB family protein codes for MQLRQKLKVVQFLLKDAFREFRKNDPLRLGASTAFFTTFALPPILVLLINFLGLLYSSEIISNRLIDQVQSLLGYRGGSGQLSKVLDNIQHIPPNGYYATLGMLFLIFVATTLFIVVKSSLNQLWNIRPRKSSTLRHIFKTRLIALGLIIFTGVLFVVTLMAESAFSYLGGTLFEALPGRGLEVIRVGNALVSYAIVTAWFAITFKYLPDIRIPWRPVWVGAFFTSMLFTFGKLVLGRLLLHSNLGPIYGPSAFVLILMLFVFYSAMLMFYGASFTKSYAHYAAFKIRPKAFVLRYRPRGQKVPITPKYAAKQNQGTIF; via the coding sequence ATGCAGCTTCGCCAAAAACTAAAGGTTGTTCAGTTTCTGTTAAAAGATGCCTTTCGCGAGTTCCGGAAAAACGATCCACTCCGCTTAGGGGCATCAACGGCTTTTTTTACCACTTTTGCTTTACCGCCTATTTTGGTGTTACTCATCAATTTTCTGGGCTTATTATACAGCTCCGAAATTATCAGTAACCGTTTAATTGATCAGGTGCAAAGTTTGTTGGGTTACCGCGGCGGCTCCGGCCAGTTAAGCAAAGTTCTCGATAATATTCAGCACATCCCGCCGAACGGGTATTATGCCACTTTAGGCATGCTGTTTTTAATTTTTGTGGCTACTACGCTGTTTATTGTCGTAAAAAGCTCTCTTAACCAACTCTGGAATATACGCCCCCGCAAAAGCAGTACTTTAAGGCATATTTTTAAAACCCGCTTAATTGCTTTAGGATTAATAATTTTTACCGGAGTATTGTTTGTAGTTACCTTAATGGCGGAGTCGGCGTTTAGTTACTTAGGCGGAACTTTGTTTGAGGCTTTACCCGGCCGTGGCTTAGAAGTAATCCGGGTAGGAAATGCGCTGGTATCGTACGCTATTGTAACGGCCTGGTTTGCCATTACTTTTAAATATTTGCCCGATATCCGGATTCCTTGGCGGCCCGTTTGGGTAGGCGCCTTTTTTACCAGTATGTTATTTACGTTTGGTAAATTAGTACTAGGCCGGTTGTTGCTGCACAGTAATTTGGGTCCGATTTACGGCCCATCAGCTTTTGTTTTAATTTTAATGCTTTTTGTTTTTTATTCGGCCATGCTCATGTTCTATGGCGCGAGTTTTACCAAATCCTACGCCCACTATGCCGCTTTTAAAATCCGGCCCAAAGCGTTTGTTTTACGCTACCGCCCGCGCGGACAAAAAGTACCGATAACTCCCAAGTACGCTGCAAAACAAAACCAGGGGACAATTTTTTAA
- a CDS encoding DUF885 domain-containing protein: MKKLTYLCLLLVFTWACNQKQQESGAGTTTGNNNLDQILKNYYEDRLKLFPLEATAIADHRYDDQLPNDISVAHRTKLKNFYNQYLNEVQSLDSATLNDQEKLSYQIFKRDMQLNLEQLTFPEHLMPINQFYSLPITLGQLGSGAGIHPFKTVKDYENFIKRIAGFEVWADTAIANMRRGMQTGWVLPKALTQKVLPQFAAMVVTDPKKSLFYGPINNLPKDFSDADKKKITAAYAEAIETKVTPTYKKLHDFLQTEYLPKSRSSSGIQAVPNGDKYYNYLVRYYTTTTQTPEQIFEIGQQEVKRIRAEMEQVKNQVGFKGDLKAFFEYVKSDKRFMPYKTDAEVLAGYNQIHERMQPQLKKLFGQVPNSKFEVRQTEAFREASASAEYNSPAPDGSRPGIFYVPILEPTQYNSTRMESLFLHEAIPGHHYQISLQQENEDLPQFRRFGGYGAYVEGWALYTESLGKELGLYTDPYQYFGRLGAEMHRAVRLVVDAGMHSKGWTREQAIQFSKDNEALSEEGIIAEIERYMAIPGQALSYKTGELKIKELRQKYTQELGSKFNLSNFHDAVLQDGSMPLQVLETKMNAWAAKQ; encoded by the coding sequence ATGAAGAAATTAACATATTTATGCTTGTTACTTGTTTTTACTTGGGCTTGTAACCAAAAACAGCAGGAAAGCGGTGCTGGGACTACTACAGGTAATAACAACCTTGATCAAATTTTAAAAAATTACTACGAAGACCGGCTAAAACTCTTCCCCCTGGAAGCTACGGCTATCGCCGATCACCGGTACGACGACCAATTACCCAACGATATTTCGGTAGCGCACCGGACTAAACTTAAAAACTTTTATAATCAATATTTAAATGAGGTGCAAAGTCTGGATAGTGCGACCTTAAACGATCAGGAAAAATTAAGTTACCAGATTTTTAAGCGCGATATGCAGTTAAATCTGGAGCAGCTTACGTTTCCGGAGCACCTCATGCCGATTAATCAATTTTACAGTTTACCCATTACTTTGGGGCAATTAGGTTCCGGCGCGGGTATTCATCCGTTTAAAACCGTAAAAGACTACGAAAATTTTATAAAACGCATTGCTGGATTTGAAGTGTGGGCCGATACGGCCATTGCCAACATGCGCCGTGGAATGCAAACTGGCTGGGTTTTGCCCAAAGCCTTAACGCAAAAAGTGCTGCCGCAATTTGCCGCCATGGTAGTTACCGACCCTAAAAAAAGTTTGTTCTACGGCCCAATCAACAACTTACCAAAAGATTTCAGCGATGCGGATAAAAAGAAAATAACGGCTGCTTACGCCGAAGCTATTGAAACCAAAGTAACCCCTACCTACAAAAAGTTGCACGATTTTTTGCAAACCGAGTATCTGCCTAAATCCAGAAGCAGCAGCGGTATTCAAGCCGTACCTAATGGCGATAAATATTACAACTACCTGGTGCGGTATTATACCACTACCACCCAAACGCCGGAACAAATTTTTGAAATTGGGCAGCAAGAAGTAAAACGAATCCGGGCGGAGATGGAGCAGGTAAAAAATCAGGTGGGTTTTAAAGGCGATTTAAAAGCATTTTTTGAGTATGTAAAATCCGACAAGAGGTTTATGCCTTATAAAACCGATGCCGAGGTGCTGGCTGGTTACAATCAAATTCACGAACGCATGCAACCGCAGCTAAAGAAACTATTCGGCCAAGTACCAAATTCTAAGTTTGAAGTACGCCAAACCGAAGCTTTCCGGGAAGCCTCGGCTAGTGCCGAATACAATTCCCCGGCGCCGGATGGCTCCCGTCCGGGTATTTTCTACGTGCCTATTCTGGAGCCAACGCAGTACAACAGCACCCGCATGGAATCTTTATTTTTGCACGAAGCTATTCCGGGGCATCATTACCAAATATCGCTGCAACAAGAAAACGAGGATTTGCCGCAGTTCCGGCGTTTTGGCGGCTACGGCGCTTACGTAGAAGGTTGGGCTTTATACACCGAAAGCTTAGGCAAAGAGCTTGGCTTATACACCGACCCGTACCAGTATTTTGGTAGATTAGGCGCCGAAATGCACCGGGCCGTGCGCCTGGTGGTAGATGCCGGCATGCACAGCAAAGGCTGGACCCGAGAACAAGCGATTCAGTTTTCTAAAGACAACGAAGCTTTATCGGAAGAAGGTATTATTGCTGAAATTGAACGCTACATGGCCATTCCGGGCCAGGCGCTGTCGTATAAAACCGGAGAATTAAAAATTAAAGAACTCCGCCAGAAATACACCCAAGAACTAGGTAGTAAATTTAACCTGAGCAACTTTCACGATGCGGTTTTGCAGGATGGCAGTATGCCTTTGCAAGTGCTCGAAACCAAGATGAACGCCTGGGCAGCAAAGCAATAA
- the gloA2 gene encoding SMU1112c/YaeR family gloxylase I-like metalloprotein, whose product MFFQRIHHIALICSDYERSKNFYVHILGLPIIQETYRAERNSYKLDLAVGDTYQIELFSFPNPPKRVNNPEAQGLRHLAFAVPDLEACIQHLTQHQVVCEPIRIDSLTNKRFTFFADPDGLPLELYEE is encoded by the coding sequence GTGTTTTTTCAACGTATTCATCATATAGCCCTAATTTGCTCGGATTATGAGCGCTCCAAAAATTTTTACGTGCATATTTTGGGTTTACCCATTATTCAGGAAACTTACCGGGCCGAGCGCAACTCGTATAAATTGGATTTAGCCGTAGGCGATACTTACCAGATCGAGTTATTTTCTTTTCCTAATCCGCCAAAACGCGTGAACAACCCCGAGGCACAAGGTTTGCGCCATTTGGCCTTTGCGGTGCCCGATTTAGAGGCTTGCATCCAGCACTTAACCCAGCACCAAGTAGTTTGCGAACCAATCCGGATAGATAGTTTAACAAACAAACGTTTTACCTTTTTCGCCGACCCGGATGGATTGCCCCTGGAGTTGTATGAAGAATAA